Proteins encoded within one genomic window of Bacillus thuringiensis:
- a CDS encoding ABC transporter permease subunit, with the protein MNNSIVLIKKECVQMLRDFKIIWLPIVFIFLGATQPIVTHYLPSILEALGGGQGITIDPNIAAQQGSEVLASTLGSQFDQLGLMILVISMMGTIQTDKANGMLAFILTRPVTVTSYVGGKIVSNYLMVACSVTIGYVTSYLYVNFLFTAVPFAHLITGLLFYLIWILFIVSFTTMISAIFHSQGMIALISIVFLLACRVIVGLNPIMDLLNPASMSKYAMETLVTGGVNSNAIITGLLTIVWILLTLFVTYYWIANKKFHYE; encoded by the coding sequence ATGAATAACTCAATTGTATTGATAAAAAAAGAATGTGTTCAAATGTTACGTGATTTTAAGATTATTTGGCTACCAATTGTTTTTATATTTTTAGGCGCAACACAACCGATAGTAACTCATTATTTACCATCAATTTTAGAAGCGTTAGGTGGAGGACAGGGAATTACTATTGATCCGAATATAGCAGCGCAACAAGGGAGTGAAGTATTAGCGAGTACTTTGGGATCTCAGTTTGATCAGCTTGGACTTATGATTCTAGTGATTTCTATGATGGGTACTATTCAAACAGATAAAGCAAATGGTATGTTGGCTTTTATTTTAACAAGACCCGTTACTGTTACTTCATATGTAGGTGGGAAAATAGTGTCAAACTATTTAATGGTAGCTTGTAGTGTAACAATTGGATACGTAACTTCTTATCTATATGTAAATTTTCTTTTTACTGCCGTTCCATTTGCACACCTAATTACTGGATTACTATTTTATCTAATTTGGATTCTTTTTATCGTATCTTTCACAACAATGATAAGTGCTATTTTTCACAGTCAAGGTATGATTGCATTAATTTCAATTGTTTTCCTGTTAGCCTGTAGAGTAATCGTCGGTTTGAATCCAATAATGGATCTGCTTAATCCAGCCAGTATGAGTAAGTATGCAATGGAAACGTTAGTTACGGGGGGAGTAAATTCAAACGCAATAATTACTGGATTACTAACTATAGTGTGGATTTTATTGACACTCTTCGTAACGTATTATTGGATTGCTAATAAAAAGTTTCATTATGAATAA
- a CDS encoding ABC transporter ATP-binding protein produces the protein MKLEIKNVTKSFKGKIAVNNFSMELQAGECVGLIGPNGAGKSTLIKVISDIIHPTVGEVLLNGIKISKMKREIGYLPQYPNFFYWMTARETLTFMGQLSGLKKEELSKLIPKILEKVGLRNEENAKVSTFSGGMKQRLGIAQALLHKPSLIVMDEPVSALDPIGRREVLNLIEEIKKDTTILLSTHILSDAEEICERFVIIKDGTKIEDTTITELLHRNSENKLIIEITTKDQKWIEVVKKLPYVKDVEVVGLKIKVKVQSIEINKNMLLQNALEHKVDIVKFEMSNDTLEEIFLKLVVQK, from the coding sequence ATGAAACTAGAGATTAAAAATGTAACAAAATCATTTAAAGGAAAAATTGCTGTCAATAATTTCTCGATGGAACTGCAAGCGGGGGAATGCGTCGGATTAATTGGGCCAAATGGAGCAGGGAAATCTACATTAATAAAAGTAATTTCGGATATTATTCATCCAACTGTTGGTGAAGTTTTATTGAATGGGATAAAAATATCAAAAATGAAAAGAGAAATTGGTTATTTACCTCAATATCCTAATTTTTTTTATTGGATGACAGCGAGAGAAACGCTTACGTTTATGGGCCAACTTTCCGGATTGAAAAAAGAAGAATTGTCAAAGTTGATTCCAAAGATTTTGGAGAAAGTTGGACTAAGGAACGAAGAAAACGCAAAGGTTAGTACATTTTCTGGTGGAATGAAACAACGACTAGGTATTGCACAAGCATTATTGCATAAACCTTCGCTGATTGTCATGGATGAACCGGTATCCGCATTAGATCCGATTGGCCGGCGGGAAGTATTGAATTTGATTGAAGAAATAAAAAAAGATACAACGATTTTATTATCAACCCACATATTAAGCGATGCAGAAGAAATCTGTGAACGATTTGTCATTATAAAAGATGGAACAAAAATAGAAGACACAACGATTACGGAACTTTTACACCGTAATAGTGAAAATAAATTGATTATTGAAATAACAACTAAAGATCAAAAGTGGATTGAAGTTGTAAAAAAATTACCGTATGTGAAGGACGTAGAAGTGGTTGGGCTTAAAATCAAAGTGAAGGTTCAAAGTATCGAAATAAACAAAAATATGTTACTGCAAAATGCACTCGAACATAAAGTGGACATCGTTAAATTTGAAATGAGCAACGATACTTTAGAAGAAATTTTCTTGAAATTGGTGGTGCAAAAATGA
- a CDS encoding PLD nuclease N-terminal domain-containing protein has protein sequence MQLHYGLNDLKDIDIMAFLPTILPVIAVGVLLVFIAFIDLYRHRKTRKNVLVWTFIILFVNILGPIFYFVIGRKESEKL, from the coding sequence ATGCAACTACATTATGGATTGAATGATCTTAAAGACATTGATATTATGGCTTTTCTACCCACTATATTACCAGTTATTGCAGTGGGGGTACTTTTAGTTTTCATTGCATTCATTGATTTATACCGACATAGAAAAACAAGAAAAAATGTACTTGTATGGACGTTCATTATTCTTTTCGTTAATATATTGGGCCCTATTTTCTACTTTGTTATAGGGAGAAAGGAAAGTGAGAAATTATGA
- a CDS encoding transcriptional regulator, whose translation MSNKVEILMHPVRMKICQVLMRNKENGLTPLEMVKIIKNVPQATLYRQLQTMVDSGIVHVIKEKKVKSVSEKYYAINEEDAKIEGSEWKGLSDDEKLNYISYYQLSLMTQYQSYLKKLEEQNSQEDKATFSVVELKLDEEHFGKFQSELNELMIKYYNSQSKDEEIEAPVQTIAITIIPET comes from the coding sequence ATGAGTAATAAAGTTGAAATTTTAATGCATCCAGTAAGAATGAAAATTTGCCAAGTGTTAATGAGAAATAAGGAAAATGGGCTAACACCATTAGAAATGGTAAAAATCATTAAAAATGTACCACAAGCAACATTATATAGACAGCTACAAACTATGGTTGATTCTGGTATCGTCCATGTAATTAAAGAAAAAAAGGTGAAATCTGTTTCTGAAAAATATTACGCAATCAATGAAGAAGATGCAAAAATTGAAGGAAGTGAATGGAAAGGCTTATCTGATGATGAAAAGTTAAACTACATTTCCTACTACCAGTTATCACTTATGACACAATATCAAAGCTATCTTAAGAAATTAGAGGAACAAAACAGTCAAGAAGATAAGGCTACTTTTTCTGTAGTGGAATTAAAGCTAGATGAAGAACACTTTGGAAAATTTCAAAGCGAACTTAACGAATTAATGATTAAATACTACAATAGCCAAAGTAAAGACGAAGAAATTGAGGCTCCGGTTCAGACCATCGCTATTACAATTATTCCAGAAACGTAA
- a CDS encoding DUF1259 domain-containing protein produces the protein MNNLNFLCEQFAKILNGKSNINQGVCSVSLRRNIKVLVQGRPSTSVIPVGISFESLDQNGNALNFGEIAILQEEVPLFMQSIVQQGIIVSALHNHWLYMKPLIMYIHIQSIEPPLSFAKKLANSFSVLSSYPITDNGS, from the coding sequence ATGAACAACCTTAATTTTCTTTGTGAACAATTTGCTAAAATTCTTAATGGAAAAAGCAACATAAATCAGGGTGTTTGTTCTGTCTCCTTGCGTCGTAATATTAAAGTGCTGGTTCAAGGACGACCAAGCACCTCAGTGATACCGGTTGGGATATCTTTTGAATCGTTAGATCAAAATGGCAATGCGTTGAACTTTGGAGAAATCGCTATTTTACAAGAAGAAGTTCCTTTATTTATGCAATCAATTGTTCAACAAGGGATTATTGTTAGCGCCTTACATAATCATTGGTTATATATGAAACCATTGATTATGTATATTCATATCCAATCTATTGAACCACCATTGAGTTTTGCAAAAAAATTGGCAAATTCTTTTTCGGTTTTAAGTAGTTATCCAATTACTGATAACGGGAGCTAA
- a CDS encoding DUF421 domain-containing protein, with translation MSEHIEIILRTLLSFSILFIGAKILGKQIIAEMNTFDFIGAISIGSIIANLAFNLNVKTHHAVIAFLILVFVILMVSYISMKSRIGRKVFAGNPTVIMENGKILENNMRKMRYSLDYLNQQLRENGIFNIEEVLYVVVETNGKISVLKKPEYRTVTKQDLNIPTKKECKLPIELIMDGEIMTENLRQNNQTELELQCALKKRNLSYKDVTYAVLAANGNIYVDTYKDNITSPMDQE, from the coding sequence ATGTCTGAACATATAGAGATTATTTTGAGAACACTGTTATCTTTCTCGATTTTATTTATCGGAGCTAAAATATTAGGAAAGCAGATTATCGCTGAAATGAATACCTTTGATTTTATTGGTGCTATCTCTATTGGAAGTATTATTGCAAATTTAGCATTTAATTTAAATGTAAAAACTCATCATGCAGTTATAGCTTTTCTTATTTTAGTATTTGTCATTTTAATGGTTAGCTATATATCCATGAAAAGTCGGATAGGCAGAAAGGTATTTGCTGGAAATCCAACAGTCATTATGGAAAACGGAAAAATTTTAGAAAATAATATGCGGAAAATGCGCTATTCTCTAGATTATTTAAACCAACAATTAAGAGAGAATGGTATTTTTAATATTGAAGAAGTTCTTTATGTCGTAGTTGAAACAAATGGTAAAATATCTGTTTTGAAAAAACCTGAATATCGTACTGTTACAAAACAAGATTTAAATATACCAACAAAAAAAGAGTGTAAACTCCCCATCGAGCTAATTATGGATGGAGAAATTATGACAGAAAACCTAAGGCAAAACAATCAGACGGAGTTAGAATTACAATGTGCGCTAAAAAAACGTAACCTTAGCTACAAAGATGTTACGTATGCTGTACTTGCAGCAAATGGAAACATTTATGTTGACACATATAAAGATAATATTACTTCTCCAATGGACCAAGAATAG
- a CDS encoding helix-turn-helix transcriptional regulator: MTLITRMKEYRVKLNMSQGDLANKVGVRRETIGNLENGKYNPSLKLAYDIAKVLKAPIEVLFWFED, translated from the coding sequence ATGACGTTGATTACTCGGATGAAAGAATATAGGGTAAAGTTAAATATGTCCCAAGGAGATTTAGCTAATAAGGTTGGAGTTAGAAGAGAAACAATTGGTAATCTCGAAAACGGAAAATATAACCCTTCATTAAAATTGGCTTACGATATTGCAAAAGTTTTAAAAGCACCGATTGAAGTGTTATTTTGGTTTGAAGACTAG
- a CDS encoding DUF3796 domain-containing protein: MKNKLAYLGFIGFLGFLGPLSFLGETSFTYYFFAFFSFFLYAKVIPDELFILHVRIAATKAFFVSLVSGVLLILSIVIFADIHVIRLFVALAVGIPLVTFVINLEIFERREKKGMQDDVDYSDERI; this comes from the coding sequence ATGAAAAATAAACTAGCTTACTTAGGATTTATTGGATTTCTAGGGTTTTTAGGTCCTCTTTCATTTTTAGGTGAAACTTCATTTACATATTACTTTTTCGCTTTCTTTTCTTTCTTTTTATATGCAAAAGTTATACCAGATGAACTTTTTATTCTACATGTTCGCATTGCTGCCACAAAAGCATTTTTCGTATCATTAGTATCAGGTGTTTTATTAATCTTAAGTATTGTTATTTTTGCAGATATACATGTAATTCGATTATTCGTTGCACTTGCAGTTGGAATACCATTAGTTACTTTTGTAATTAATTTAGAAATATTTGAACGTAGAGAAAAGAAAGGGATGCAGGATGACGTTGATTACTCGGATGAAAGAATATAG
- a CDS encoding class I SAM-dependent methyltransferase, whose protein sequence is MTRRSEAEHWNEVFADVNLGKPQVDFWLEKYEPMLELAQDGPVIDLGCGYGSDSLFLTERGYRVIACDFSSESLAIIRKYVPGVETNLFDMTGGLPFPDGSARAVVADLSLHYFHWDDTVSIVSEIARVVGTGGLLLARLNSTCDVHYGAGQGIELEPRYYEHEGRRKRFFDEADMRRLFDGWAINVLTETDMHRHRKPKICWEMAACVR, encoded by the coding sequence ATGACGAGACGTTCAGAAGCTGAACATTGGAACGAGGTGTTTGCCGATGTGAATCTCGGCAAGCCGCAAGTAGATTTTTGGCTGGAAAAATACGAGCCGATGCTAGAATTGGCCCAAGATGGACCGGTCATTGATCTTGGCTGCGGATATGGCAGCGACTCTTTGTTTTTAACAGAACGAGGTTATCGGGTCATCGCCTGCGACTTCTCCTCTGAGTCGTTGGCGATTATACGCAAATATGTGCCAGGCGTTGAAACAAACCTATTCGATATGACAGGAGGATTGCCGTTTCCGGATGGTAGCGCGAGGGCGGTTGTCGCGGATTTGTCCCTGCATTATTTTCACTGGGACGATACTGTTTCTATTGTTAGCGAAATTGCGAGAGTTGTCGGCACTGGCGGATTGCTGCTAGCCCGCTTGAATTCCACGTGCGATGTTCATTACGGTGCCGGCCAGGGCATCGAATTGGAACCCCGTTATTACGAGCATGAGGGGCGGCGGAAACGTTTTTTTGACGAAGCAGATATGCGTCGGTTGTTTGACGGATGGGCGATCAATGTGTTGACGGAAACGGACATGCACCGCCACCGGAAGCCGAAAATTTGCTGGGAGATGGCAGCTTGCGTCCGCTGA
- a CDS encoding aldehyde dehydrogenase has translation MVDNIQQLIQEHKQFFHHDHTRSLQFRLEQLEQLKNSIQKYENQVLNALYQDLHKSEFEAYAAEIGFAYNSINFIMKYLKQWMKPQKVKTPIHSLPSKSYIIKEPYGTVLIIGPFNYPFQSLMEPLIGAIAAGNCVVLKPSENAPNVSAVINKMISETFDKQYIRVIEGDREITSLLIHAPFDHIFFTGSIQVGKIVMEAAAKNLIPVTLELGGKGPAIVDETANLNIAAKRIIWGKFINAGQSCIAPDYVIVHESVRVKLISKMKEIITSFYGSDVLKSNDYGRIVNERQFDRLISILEQDQSHIIFGGKSSRSHLYIEPTLLEVKSWDVAAMKEEIFGPILPIMEYIDLDEVIHMVNNHPKPLALYVFTENKSVEKQVLSRISFGGGCVNDTMSHMANLHLPFGGVGSAGFGAYHGKHSFDAFTHRKSILKKSSRIDLGIVFPPYRDKIKILRKIFK, from the coding sequence TTGGTTGATAATATTCAACAACTTATTCAAGAACATAAACAATTTTTCCATCATGATCATACAAGAAGTCTTCAATTCCGGCTTGAACAGTTAGAACAGCTAAAAAATTCTATTCAAAAATATGAAAATCAAGTGCTGAATGCATTATATCAAGATTTACACAAAAGTGAGTTTGAAGCATATGCTGCAGAAATTGGTTTCGCCTATAACAGTATCAATTTTATAATGAAATACTTAAAACAGTGGATGAAACCTCAAAAAGTAAAAACACCTATTCATTCTTTACCTTCCAAAAGCTACATAATAAAAGAGCCTTATGGTACAGTGCTAATTATTGGACCTTTTAATTATCCATTTCAATCATTAATGGAACCTCTTATCGGGGCAATAGCGGCAGGAAATTGTGTAGTTCTCAAGCCTTCAGAAAATGCACCCAATGTTTCAGCGGTAATTAACAAAATGATAAGTGAAACATTTGATAAGCAATATATTCGTGTAATTGAAGGAGACAGAGAAATAACTTCTTTATTAATTCATGCACCATTTGACCATATCTTTTTTACAGGTAGCATTCAAGTTGGAAAAATTGTTATGGAAGCTGCGGCGAAAAATCTTATACCAGTAACATTAGAGCTTGGTGGTAAAGGACCAGCTATTGTCGATGAAACAGCTAACCTCAATATAGCTGCCAAACGGATTATCTGGGGAAAGTTCATAAATGCTGGGCAATCCTGTATTGCACCTGATTATGTTATTGTACACGAATCTGTTAGGGTAAAACTGATTTCGAAAATGAAAGAAATCATCACAAGCTTTTATGGATCAGATGTATTAAAAAGCAATGATTATGGTCGAATTGTCAATGAGAGACAATTCGATAGACTTATTTCTATATTAGAACAAGACCAAAGTCATATAATATTTGGTGGTAAATCATCTAGAAGTCATTTATATATTGAACCAACACTTCTTGAAGTAAAATCATGGGATGTTGCAGCTATGAAAGAAGAAATTTTCGGGCCGATTTTACCAATTATGGAGTACATCGATTTAGATGAGGTTATCCATATGGTTAACAACCATCCTAAACCGCTAGCTTTGTATGTGTTTACTGAAAATAAAAGCGTTGAAAAACAAGTATTAAGCCGGATTTCTTTTGGAGGAGGATGCGTCAATGATACAATGTCACATATGGCTAATCTTCACTTGCCTTTTGGTGGAGTAGGAAGTGCGGGGTTCGGTGCCTATCATGGGAAACATAGCTTTGATGCTTTTACACATCGTAAAAGCATTTTAAAGAAAAGCTCAAGGATAGACTTAGGGATTGTATTTCCGCCATATAGGGACAAAATTAAAATTTTGCGAAAGATTTTTAAGTAA